Proteins encoded within one genomic window of Nonomuraea gerenzanensis:
- a CDS encoding ketopantoate reductase family protein — MRYIVIGAGAVGGTIGARLAQGGHEVLLIARGAHYEALRRDGLRLITPESEETLDIPAADGPVPTRDDDVLILATKSQDTIAALAPWPADLPVVCAQNGVANERMVLRRFERVYGMCVWLPAQLPQPGVIAAHGHPYSGMLHLGRYPQTVDDDGLAARIADDLSKRGLVGRAVPDVMRWKYAKLLGNLGNAVEALVGHVPGMAEVAERARAEARAVLEHAGIAYATAEEEARARGHQVDARPIEGVERGGGSSWQSLARSAGSIEADYLNGEIVLLGREHGVATPVNETLRREANRFAREKQPPGSMPLEILQHLIDARSAAGSR; from the coding sequence ATGCGCTACATAGTGATCGGAGCAGGAGCAGTCGGGGGAACCATCGGTGCCCGCCTGGCTCAAGGCGGGCACGAGGTTCTTCTCATCGCCAGAGGAGCCCACTACGAGGCTCTACGGCGGGACGGCCTGCGGCTGATCACCCCCGAGTCCGAAGAGACCCTGGACATCCCCGCCGCCGACGGCCCCGTGCCCACGCGCGATGACGACGTGCTCATCCTGGCCACCAAGTCCCAGGACACGATCGCCGCGCTGGCGCCCTGGCCGGCCGACCTGCCCGTGGTGTGCGCCCAGAACGGCGTCGCCAACGAGCGCATGGTCCTGCGGCGGTTCGAGCGGGTCTACGGCATGTGCGTGTGGTTGCCCGCACAGCTCCCCCAGCCCGGTGTCATCGCCGCCCACGGCCACCCCTACTCCGGCATGCTGCACCTCGGCCGCTATCCACAGACTGTGGACGACGACGGCCTCGCCGCCCGCATCGCCGACGATCTGAGCAAGCGCGGCCTCGTCGGCCGGGCCGTGCCCGACGTGATGCGCTGGAAGTACGCCAAGCTCCTGGGCAACCTGGGCAACGCCGTCGAGGCGCTCGTCGGCCACGTGCCCGGCATGGCCGAGGTGGCGGAGCGCGCCAGGGCCGAGGCCAGGGCCGTGCTGGAGCACGCCGGCATCGCGTACGCCACCGCCGAGGAGGAGGCGCGGGCACGCGGCCACCAGGTCGACGCGCGCCCCATCGAGGGCGTCGAGCGCGGCGGCGGGTCGTCGTGGCAGAGCCTGGCCAGGTCCGCCGGCTCGATCGAGGCCGACTACCTCAACGGCGAGATCGTCCTGCTGGGCCGCGAGCACGGGGTGGCGACCCCGGTCAACGAGACGCTGCGGCGCGAGGCCAACCGGTTCGCCCGCGAGAAGCAGCCGCCCGGCTCGATGCCGCTGGAGATCCTTCAGCACCTCATCGACGCGCGTTCCGCAGCCGGATCCCGCTGA
- a CDS encoding glycosyltransferase family 2 protein, translated as MNKQPFAASVSVIVPAMNEAENLPHVFATLPDWIDEVILVDGNSTDDTIAVARRLRPDLRVVVQSRRGKGNALIEGFQAAQGDIIVMIDADGSTDGREIRSFVATLMNGADFAKGSRYAPGGGSDDLSPIRSLGNKVLTGLTNFLYGTRYTDLCYGYNAFWARHLDALDLDCDGFEIETLMNVRAAQAGLIIREVPSHERSRIHGVSNLNAVRDGWRVLRTIWRERARGTAVTAAQAQVALAK; from the coding sequence ATGAACAAGCAGCCTTTCGCCGCCAGCGTCAGTGTCATCGTTCCCGCGATGAACGAGGCCGAGAACCTTCCCCACGTCTTCGCGACGCTGCCCGACTGGATCGACGAGGTGATCCTCGTCGACGGCAACTCGACCGACGACACCATCGCCGTCGCGCGAAGGCTGCGCCCAGACCTCCGGGTCGTCGTGCAGAGCCGGCGCGGCAAGGGCAACGCCCTCATCGAGGGCTTCCAGGCCGCCCAGGGCGACATCATCGTCATGATCGACGCCGACGGGTCCACCGACGGCCGGGAGATCCGCTCCTTCGTCGCCACGCTCATGAACGGCGCCGACTTCGCCAAGGGCTCCAGGTACGCCCCTGGTGGCGGCTCGGACGACCTCAGTCCGATCCGCTCGCTCGGCAACAAGGTCCTCACCGGCCTGACCAACTTCCTCTACGGCACCCGCTACACCGACCTGTGCTACGGCTACAACGCCTTCTGGGCCCGCCACCTCGACGCCCTCGACCTCGACTGCGACGGCTTCGAGATCGAGACCCTGATGAACGTCCGCGCCGCCCAGGCCGGCCTCATCATCCGCGAGGTCCCCAGCCACGAGCGCTCCCGCATCCACGGCGTCAGCAACCTGAACGCGGTGCGCGACGGCTGGCGGGTGCTCAGGACGATCTGGCGCGAGCGCGCACGCGGCACCGCCGTGACGGCCGCGCAGGCCCAAGTGGCACTCGCCAAGTAG
- a CDS encoding AAA family ATPase, translated as MRGAVLITGVSAAGKSTVAQALAERLPRSAHVRGDTFRRMVVGGRAEMTPELTDESVLQLHLRYRIAAKTADLYFDAGFTPIVQDVILGGDLELFTKLIRTRPLHVIVLAPDPAEVARREAARPKTGYAGGWTIAQLDAALREQTPRLGLWLDTSRQSVEETVDEIISRAGEAQIA; from the coding sequence GTGAGAGGGGCCGTCCTGATCACGGGGGTCTCGGCGGCCGGCAAGTCCACCGTGGCCCAGGCCCTGGCCGAGCGCCTGCCGCGCTCGGCCCACGTGCGCGGCGACACCTTCCGGCGCATGGTGGTGGGCGGGCGCGCCGAGATGACACCGGAATTGACCGACGAGTCGGTGCTCCAGCTTCATCTTCGTTACCGAATCGCAGCTAAAACAGCGGATCTGTATTTTGACGCCGGATTCACACCAATAGTTCAAGATGTCATTCTCGGTGGGGATTTGGAGCTGTTCACGAAGCTCATCCGTACGCGTCCCTTGCACGTGATCGTCCTGGCCCCCGACCCGGCCGAGGTGGCGCGCCGCGAGGCCGCCCGTCCCAAGACCGGCTACGCGGGCGGCTGGACGATCGCCCAGCTAGACGCGGCGCTTCGGGAGCAGACACCGCGCCTCGGCCTCTGGCTCGACACCTCCCGGCAGAGCGTCGAGGAGACCGTGGACGAGATCATCTCCAGGGCCGGGGAGGCCCAAATCGCCTGA
- a CDS encoding DUF6886 family protein, producing the protein MRPERGEVLHFSEDPTIERFVPHVAATSRESEPYVWAVGHDRCPDYWFPRACPRAMAWPGPRTTEADRARIIGAGCGERVHAIEYGWLKALMEVRLFAYRLPAGSFAPIGDPPHAMVSRAPVTPLGPPEPVGDLFELHEEAGIQLRVLDNLWPFWNEVTGSSLEFSGIRLRNARR; encoded by the coding sequence ATGAGACCTGAACGGGGCGAGGTCCTGCACTTCTCGGAAGACCCCACGATCGAGCGCTTCGTGCCGCATGTGGCGGCGACCAGCAGGGAGAGCGAGCCGTACGTGTGGGCGGTCGGCCACGACCGGTGCCCCGACTACTGGTTCCCCCGTGCCTGCCCGCGCGCGATGGCCTGGCCCGGCCCGCGCACCACCGAGGCGGACCGGGCCAGGATCATCGGCGCGGGCTGCGGCGAGCGGGTGCACGCCATCGAGTACGGCTGGCTGAAGGCGTTGATGGAGGTGCGCCTGTTCGCCTACCGCCTGCCCGCCGGCAGCTTCGCGCCCATCGGCGACCCGCCGCACGCCATGGTGTCCAGGGCGCCGGTGACGCCGCTGGGCCCACCGGAGCCGGTGGGCGACCTGTTCGAGCTGCACGAGGAGGCGGGCATCCAGCTCAGGGTGCTGGACAACCTGTGGCCGTTCTGGAACGAGGTGACGGGCAGCAGCCTGGAGTTCAGCGGGATCCGGCTGCGGAACGCGCGTCGATGA
- the lysS gene encoding lysine--tRNA ligase, whose amino-acid sequence MADSAETDWVSRFADDVISEAERRASGKTIVCASGLSPSGPIHLGNLREVMTPHLVADEIRRRGLECVHLLSWDDYDRFRRVPAGIDPSWAEHIGKPLTSVPAPPGSTHANWAEHFKAPLVAALAELGVEYHAISQTEQYTSGAYREQILTAVRERARIDAVLARYRLKQSGEAKQEPEDYFPYKPYCDLCERDLTTVTAYDDETTELAYTCECGFGETVRLAEHDRGKLVWKVDWPMRWAYEGVIFEPSGVDHHSPGSAWIVGGQLVGEVFGGQQPIGPMYAFVGITGMAKMSSSKGGVPIPSDALEIMEAPLLRWLYARRKPAQSFKIAFDQEIQRLYDEWDTLGRKVAAGQAQPAELAAYNRAVSTAAGPLPGTPHPVAYRTLASVVDITTGHAEQTLRILRDLDGVETLDAARPRLARAERWVELHLPADQRTRVRESPDQDLLDSLGPGEREGLRLLADGLDDWTLEGLTALVYGVPKLQAGLPVDAKPTPEMKAAQRAFFTLLYRLLVGSDTGPRLPTLLMAVGADRVRKLVGA is encoded by the coding sequence ATGGCTGACAGTGCCGAGACCGACTGGGTCTCCAGGTTCGCGGACGACGTGATCTCCGAGGCGGAGCGTCGCGCCTCGGGCAAGACGATCGTCTGCGCCTCCGGGCTGAGCCCGTCGGGCCCGATCCACCTGGGCAACCTGCGCGAGGTGATGACGCCGCACCTGGTCGCCGACGAGATCAGGCGGCGCGGCCTGGAGTGCGTGCACCTGCTCTCCTGGGACGACTACGACCGCTTCCGCAGGGTGCCGGCGGGCATCGACCCGTCGTGGGCCGAGCACATCGGCAAGCCACTGACCTCGGTGCCCGCCCCGCCCGGCAGCACGCACGCCAACTGGGCGGAGCACTTCAAGGCGCCGCTGGTCGCGGCCCTGGCCGAGCTGGGCGTGGAGTACCACGCCATCAGCCAGACCGAGCAGTACACCTCGGGGGCCTACCGGGAGCAGATCCTGACCGCCGTGCGCGAGCGGGCCAGGATCGACGCCGTGCTGGCGCGTTACCGGCTCAAGCAGTCCGGCGAGGCGAAGCAGGAGCCCGAGGACTACTTCCCGTACAAGCCGTACTGCGACCTGTGCGAGCGCGACCTGACCACCGTCACCGCCTACGACGACGAGACGACCGAGCTGGCCTACACCTGCGAGTGCGGCTTCGGCGAGACCGTGCGGCTGGCCGAGCACGACCGGGGCAAGCTGGTGTGGAAGGTCGACTGGCCGATGCGCTGGGCGTACGAGGGAGTGATCTTCGAGCCGTCCGGGGTCGACCACCACTCGCCAGGCTCGGCGTGGATCGTGGGCGGCCAGCTCGTCGGCGAGGTGTTCGGCGGGCAACAGCCGATCGGCCCGATGTACGCCTTCGTCGGCATCACCGGCATGGCCAAGATGAGCAGCTCCAAGGGCGGCGTGCCGATCCCGTCCGACGCGCTGGAGATCATGGAGGCGCCGCTGCTGCGCTGGTTGTACGCCCGCCGCAAGCCGGCCCAGTCCTTCAAGATCGCCTTCGACCAGGAGATCCAGCGCCTCTACGACGAGTGGGACACCCTGGGCCGCAAGGTGGCCGCCGGGCAGGCCCAGCCCGCCGAGCTGGCCGCCTACAACCGGGCGGTGAGCACGGCCGCGGGCCCGCTGCCCGGCACGCCGCACCCGGTCGCCTACCGCACGCTGGCCTCGGTCGTGGACATCACGACGGGGCACGCCGAGCAGACCCTGCGCATCCTGCGCGACCTCGACGGCGTCGAGACGCTCGACGCGGCCCGTCCCCGTCTGGCCAGGGCCGAGCGCTGGGTGGAGCTGCACCTGCCCGCCGACCAGCGCACCCGGGTGCGGGAGTCGCCGGACCAGGACCTGCTCGACTCCCTCGGGCCTGGCGAGCGCGAGGGGCTGCGGCTGCTGGCCGACGGCCTCGACGACTGGACGCTGGAGGGGCTGACCGCTCTGGTGTACGGCGTGCCCAAGCTCCAGGCGGGCCTGCCGGTGGACGCCAAGCCGACGCCCGAGATGAAGGCGGCGCAGCGGGCGTTCTTCACCCTGCTCTACCGCCTGCTCGTCGGCTCCGACACCGGCCCCAGGCTGCCCACGCTGCTGATGGCGGTGGGCGCCGACCGGGTGCGCAAGCTGGTCGGCGCGTGA